The DNA segment ACTTACTTTTTTGTATATTTGCACGCTATACAAACCAAAAACCAGTCACCATTGGATGATAAGCTGAAAAACCCGGATCATTTATTTCAATCGGCACTGAAATCGCTGCCAATTCCAGATCAGCCCTCACGCTTGTACCAGCCAGTGAGTTATACGCTGAATCTGGGTGGCAAAAGACTTCGGCCCCGGCTGGTCATGCTTTCCTGCGGACTTTGCGGTGGTCAGCCTGAAAAGGCCATACCTGCTGCTCTTGCTGTGGAAATGCTGCACAATTTCACCCTGATTCACGATGATATCATGGACAATGCCGAAACTCGGAGGGGTCAGCCGACAGTACATCACAAATGGGATGAAGCAACTGCAATACTTTCGGGTGATGTGCTTTTTGTGATGGCCATGAAACAGTTTACCCGGTATGGAAAGGAATTTCCTGAACAGCATGCCATGACAACTGAGCTTACGACCTGTTTCCTGGATGCAGTGCAGGAGGTATGCGACGGACAGGCTATGGACATGGATTTTGAAACCAGGGATGATGTTGTTTCCGGGGAGTATCTGCAGATGATTAAAGCCAAGACAGCGGCACTGATACGGTGTTCAATGCAGCTGGGTGGTCTGATTGCCGGCGCCGGAAAGGAAGCTGTTGAAGTCTGCGGAGAAATCGGTGATCATGCAGGCATCGCTTTTCAAATTCAGGATGACCTGCTCGACGCCGTTGGAGACGCTTCCACTTTCGGCAAGAAAGTAGGGGGCGATATTATTGAAGGTAAAAAAACCTTCCTTTCTATTCTTGCTCTTGAACGGGCTGATGATGCAGACCGGATTATCCTGAATCAGACTCTTGGAGACAGCAAAGCAGGTGAGGATGACATATTGAAGGTCATCCGGATATATCATGATCTTGGTGTTATAGATGAGGCAGCGAAAACCATCAACCACCATTACAACAACGCGCTGGAAAAACTGGATGAATTTGAGGAATCTGAATACCAGGGGGAAATAAAATCCCTTCTGGACAAGTTAAAGGATAGAGATAATTAACCCGATCGTTACCTGTCATATTTTGCCAGTTATAAATATCAATATTTTATGAACGTTACTACCAAAGTTGTCATTTTACTGCTTGTGGCTTTAACAGCACTTGCCTGCAGTTCCAGGCATACGATCCGGCCGGGAGACTCCATTGATGTGGCTTATGAAAAAGCCATGGGTCTCTATGAGCGGGAGCGTTATTCCCAGGCAGTCAATGCATTCGAAACCGTTCTGTCAATGGCCAGAGGAACCGACATGGCCGCGGATGCACAGTACTATCTTGCGAAAAGTCACTTTAACAATCGTTCTTATCTCATTGCAGCAAGCGAATTCCGCAGATTTGCCAGGAACTATACCAGGGATGAGCGCCGTAAAGAAGCCGAGTTTATGGAAGCTTACTCTCACTATCAGATGAGTCCCAGGTATAACCTGGATCAGACCGAAACCTACAATGCNNNNNNNNNNCAGATTCCAGCTGTTTGTGACGCGTTATTCCGACTCCGAACTTGCTGATGAAGCCCGCGAATATATGGATGAGCTCCGTGACAAGCTTGCAAGGAAAAAGTTCGAAGCGGGTGAAATGTACATGAGAGTGCGGCAATTTCAGTCGGCCGCTATATACTATGACCTTACAGTAGAACAGTTTCCGGAAAGCAAGTGGGCAGAGAGGGCACTTGTCAATAAAATCCTTGCCAATGTGAAATTTGCTGAAAACAGTGTTCGTGAACGTCAGCAGGAGCGATTCCAGAGTGCTGTAGATTCGTACCAGCAGTATGTTCAGATTTTTCCGCGAGGTGAAAACCGGTCAAAGGCTGAAGAATATTATGACAGGGCGCTTGAAGGCCTGTCGGAATTCACAACGGTCACAGCTGAGCGATAAGGGGTGCCGTTTGCTTAATTGGTAATGTTCGCATGGCTACTGGATTGTTTTTCGGTACCTTTAACCCGTTTCACCGTGGCCATGAGGCGATGGTATATTCGTTTTTGTCTTCAGGTACCATTTCAGAACTGTGGATTGTTCCCACTCCCTCTCCTCCGCACAAAGATCAGGCGGAAATTGCCCCTTTCAGAGACCGGTGGAACATGGTAGAGCTGGCCGTGTCGGGTATCAAAGGAGTCAGGCTGTCAGATATAGAAAGGCACATATCCGCTCCGCACTATACATTGAAAACCATTGCTGCTCTGGCCGGAAGGTATCCGGATCACGGCTTTGTTCTCTGTATTGGCAGTGACACTCTGCAAACAATGCCTTCATGGTATAAATATAAAAAAATATCCGGGTACGTATCGCTGCTGGTGGCTGCCAGGCCCGGTATTCCGAAAGATCCGCCGGAAGCGTTAGACGAATTCACCATTCATTACTGCAAACATGACATGGTGGATGTTTCATCAACTGAAATTAGAAATGAAATCGCTGAAGGCAATATACCGGGAAGCGGCATGATTTCTCCTGAAATAGCCGCCTACATCAGAAACAACAATTTATACCGGAGCTGAATGGTTTACTTTTTGCTTTTTTTATCGCGCCTATCACTGAAAAAAGCATGCAAAAGCGCTTCGCATTCCTGTTCCATTACACCCTGAACAAGTTTGACACGATGATTCAGATGATCGTTTGAGGCAATATTGAAAAGGCTACCGCAGGCGCCGGCCTGCGCATCCTGAGCACCGAATATAACATGTCCGATCTTGGACCAGACCAGGGCTCCGGCACACATGGCACACGGTTCCAGTGTCACATACATGCAGCATTCAGACAAATACTTTTCGTTAAAGTATTCAAATGCGGCACTGAGGGCGATCATTTCGGCGTGTGCTGTCGGGTCATTCAGCAGTTCTACCTGGTTGTGGCCCCTGGCAACTATTCTGTTTTCGTGGACAATGACAGCACCTACAGGTATGTCGCCGGCATCAGCGGCTTTTTGCGCTTCATGAAAAGCCTGATTCATGAAATGCCAGTGTTTCTGGTCGTAAGGTGAAAAATTCGATGTAGTCATCAGATATCTGATTTTTGTATCACTCTGTAAAAGGAAGTGATTTTCAGTAGCATCAGGATCGGAAACATACCGGAGTTTCTAAAAATAGTCCATTTAAAAACCTGAAACCGGAACCTGCAAAGTTAAAAGTTCCGGAAGATATTTGAATTAATGAAGAGAACGTTTTTAAATATTCCCAATATTCTTATAATGTTGCTTTTCTGTTTTCAAATGATGGATTATTTATGACAAAATCTCGGTCAAAAGATATTGAAGTTCTTCGGGGTCACATTCGTGACATACCCGATTTTCCACAAAAAGGAATAGTTTTCAAGGATATTACTCCGTTGCTAAAGGATCCTGAAACCCTGATACTGACGTCAAGGTTGTTATTGGACCCTTTCAAAGATGAGAAAGTTGATCTGGTAGCGGGAATTGAATCACGCGGATTCATTTTCGGTACCCGGCTTGCAACTGATTTGAATGCAGGCTTTGTACCCGTCCGAAAGCCTAACAAACTTCCGGCACAGAAAATCAGTGTCGAATATGATCTCGAGTATGGCACGGATCAACTTGAGATGCATCGTGACGCGATTTCAGAAGGTGACAGGGTGATTATTCATGACGATCTTATGGCAACCGGGGGATCTGCAAAAGCCGCTGCAGAACTGATTAAAGAGCTGGGTGGCGTGGTTATCGGATACTCTTTTATACTGGAGCTTGGATTTTTAAACGGCAGGGCAAAACTGGAACGTGAAATTCCTGTGCATTCCCTGATTGAAATTTAACGGTTTAGACGATTTTACATGAGATTCCACAAAAAATCAGAAGAATAACTAAAATATTGTAGGATAAGTTATTTTATTCGGTATATTTTTTTGATATTTTCATGGTTAATGTTCCTGCTGAAAACAATTTAACACCAGTGGTTGGCAAAATTTTCAAGAACGAAGCTAAAGGAAACAAAACACGATCAACAATAATTTAACGCAAAGAAAAATGGTCTCAATGAAACATCTCAGATTTCTGGGGAAATTATCAGCAGCAACGTTGCTTGTTTTCACAGTTGCTTGCGGTCCCTCGCTAACACTCACCGATGTCGACTATGCCCAGCCGATGGAATCAGTAGCCACTCCTGATCAGGATGGTATGGTAGAAGATGTAAGGCTGGGTATCAGATTCGATGTAACCCCGATGAACGTCAAGGAGCATGGAGAAGGCGCTTCCCTGCCCGAAGAAGTGCGATTCATTCGTAGCAGAGACGGATTTTATTTCGTAACTGCTCCTGGTTATACCAGGGTCTATGTATTTGAACCAGATGGAAGGAATCTGGAGCTGTATGAAAGAATCCGTGTTTCGGAAGCAGGTCTGGCCAATCCGGCTTTCAACCAGCGCTCTCCTGAAATTCAGTTGATCGATGGTGATCAGGAATACCGCCTGACCAAAGACGGCCTTGCAAACTAAACCGAAATTTTAAGCTACGAACAAGTATAAAGACAATGGAAAAGTTAAACATTAAAACAGTACTGGCAGCGCTGCTCGTACTTGCCGTGGGTTTCACCAGTCAGGTACAAGCCCAATTTCAGTCAGACTTCCGGATCAAACAAAATTTTGATCAGGATCACGCTGAAGTCATGGATGCGCTGAAAACAATTGAAACTGAGGAAGAAGCTCAGTCAGTCAATGAGAAACTTGATGAGATGGAAGACCGGTATCGCGATCATGTCGATCTGCTTGATCGTGTGCTCTATCCGGAGACTCTCGAGGCGCGAATGACCAATCTGAGAGAATTGACGGAAGTAACCGAGGCACGCATCAAAAGAATTGGTGAAAAAGGTGATACCGTTGTCGTTCTTGAAGAACGTATCGAGGAACTGACCGGCGATGCTGAAAGATATCAGCAGCGTGCCGACTCTCTGAACGAGGAACTGGGAGCCATGCGGCGTTCCAGAGATGCCAATGCTGCTCAGGCCCGCAGACTTCGACAGGAGCTTGACAAGCGTGACGAGTTCATCATCAAGATGGTTGACTCAACATTTGTTGCATACGAAAATGTTGATCTTGAGTCACTCTCGCCTGATGAGCGGCGCGATCTTGCCCTTGAGATTGACGCTCAGAATGTATTCGGACATATCGAATCTGTTGTAGATAACAATATCGACTTCCTGAATACACATACGGAACTGAGTACTCAGGATTTCCTCAAGCTCTACGGTGTTCAGGTTGAATTCGAGCGTATGTGGGAAAACATGGGACGTGACCTCGCTGATATTTATGTCTCTGAAACTAATCGCCAGGAGCGTCTCGATGATATCGTCGGAAAAATGGATGAGTGGGAAATGCTCATTGACGATGCTGCATGGACGACATTGGCCGATGCTTTTGAACAGAATAACATTCAGCTGTCGCCCTTCAGCAACTCTCTCGAGTTCTACACTTCTCTCAACACCTACCTCGATGAAGCCATCGAAAGAGCAGAAGACTCCGGTGGAGAGGAAGAAGTTGAAAGATATGAGCGTTTTGCCAACTTCTGGTTTAACGATGTCAAACCCCGCTGGCAGGAGTACATGATCTCTGCCAATGTATTGACATACGACAACTTCAATACTATTGATGAGAAGCTGACCGAGTGGAAACTCCATGCTCAGCCGACATCATACACAACGCTTATCTTCCTTGGCCTTGCGATTATCATCATTCTGGTGCTTATCGGTCTTTACATCAAAGAAAAAGGCAAGAAGTAATGTGAATTTGTGACATCTTTCCGGTTCATCTTCAATCCGGAAAAAACTCACAGAATATCAGGCCGGTACCCTTCATTAGTAAGGGGCCGGCTTTTTTATTTGGGGGGGGCGAAAACGGGCCAAGACACTTTCAGGCGAACCGATTATTATAAACTGCATCCTTTACAGTGCTTTTTGCAGATTTAAGACGGCAGGCTGACTGAAATGGACGGGGTGAGCAGAGAGAGAAGGGATAAATGTCCGTTCAGGGCAATCAGGCCAGTGCACGATATTTTCGAAGGCCCCACTCCAGAGTCAGAAGCAGCAGCACAACGATAAACCAGAACGGGTGCCGGTAAAGGGCTACAGATTGCGTGGTTGTCTCCTGACGCTGCTCGAAACCGATATCATTCTCAATAGCGTCATACAGTTCATCTGCCCGTTCATGTGGAAAGTATGAACCGCCGGAGGCACCGGCAATCATTTCAAGAAGCTCATCGTCTCTTACTGTATTCAGATACTCCCGGTTTATTCCACCGACGGTAAACTGTCCGGTTCTGCTGTCAATTTCCCGGTCGCCGCGCTTTGCCAATCCGTGATATGAATAAACACCTTCGGGCAGATTACCGATTTCAAGCTGATATTGCCCATCTCCTTCATTATTCATTACGTATCGAAGATCATCCACGTCATCATTTTCAATAGTCAGGTTGATCACACCGTCCGGCTCCGGTTCACCGGCTTCATTTCGCAGAAAACCATTAATAATCACAGGCTCACCAACCTGAAATACCTGATCAGCAGGTCGCAGTTCAAGCAGTTGTTCGTCAGGAGATGCAGCTGTCCATTTTACTGTTTTGTTCAACAAGTTTTCCCAAAATCGTCTTGATGATGCATCCGTACTCAATGCCCACCGGTAAAAATTAAAGCCGTTCAGCTGTGATATGTTTCTGTCTGCAAGAGACTGGACTGCGAGCAGAGGGGCGTCTGTTTCAGAACCCCGGTAATTACTTTTTAAAAGCGGAGTAGCATCACCGCGGGTGCTTACGTTGCTTATCGGACCCCTGACGGGTGCCATGCGCAAATCGTCCGGTATGTCAAAGTCAAGTACAGCGTGATCCTGACGGGCGGCAGATGTTCGCACCTGAACGTCATTCCATGAAAAGTCAGAGCTGAAACGAAGCGGCAGTCTGCCTTCGAAAAGAGATGAAAGAGAGAACACATCCTGCCCGGGGGATCCGATCAGGAAAAGTGCGTTGCTTTCATAACGGTCAACTACATCACGGGCATGAGATGCATCAAGGTCGAAATGCGGAAAGCCGTGAAGAATAACCAGATCGAGTGTGTCCGGTTCATCAGGCAGCTCTCCTTCAATATAGCGGTCCTCTCCGGTCCATGTACGGTTTTCCAGAGAAATTTGCTTGTCTTCACGAAGAAATGACCTCATATTTCTGACATCCGGATGAATGTCGTAGGCCAGGTGCAGAATACGGATGCGGTCATCACGTACATCTACAGAAAAGTATCGGGTATTATTTTCAGTCGTCCACTCGCCGTCTACTTCCGGCACATGGATCTGGAACTGCTGCAATCCTTCTTCATCCAGAGTCAGTTCAAAGGGGATATGCTGTACGGACCGTGTTTCAGATGAACGGATGGTGGTATCGCTCAGAATAGTATCGTCCTGGCGCAGCTGAACCTCGATATCCTCATCCGGGAACCCGTCATTGAGGATGGAGGCTTCAATGCGCATGCGGCTGTTCAGCGACGCCGAGGAATTGTGTGAGACGCGTTGCACCACAATGTCTTTTTGCCGTGTAGTATCACCTATTCCGACGGTATAGACGGGAACGGGCATACGCGAGGCTGTGGCGCCCGGATCTCTGCCCGAAGTGACGATTCCGTCAGTCACCAGGATGACTGCATCCTGTTCATCGAACAGATCGAGAAAATCAACCAGGGCCTGATTGATATCCGTGCGGGTACCTTCAAGATCAAGGTCATCATGAGAATCCAGTTCAAACAAACCCGCATCAAAGCCAAATGTTTCAATTGAGACATGCTCAAAACGACCTTCCGCTTCTGGTGTGATTTGACTCAGTATTTCACGATAGTGATCTTCGCCGCCATAGTCGCCTTTTTCAATGGCAGCGCTATGACTGTTGTCGATCAGCTGAACGATCCGTACAGGTGAAGTGATCTGGTCCTTGAGCGAGATAACCGGATTAAGCAGTAAAAGTATCAGAATAAGAAAGGCGGCACTTCGGAGCGCAATCAACGTTCTGCGCATGGCAGTTGAGAGTGCATCCACCTTCCAGTAAGTCCAGACTGACAGGCTCACAGCAGCCAACAGAATGACTATGATCCAGAAAAGCGGGATCGTGTTTTGAAAACCGTCAAATTGGAAGTCCATCGGGACGAAATGATTTAACCGGTATGTTCAAGCAGGCGCCTGATTATCGATACTGTATTGTAGCCCTCTGCTTCAGCCGCATAATTGGTTACGATGCGGTGACGAAGGACCGGTATGGCCAGATGCTGTATGTCCTCTTCAGTCACGTTGTAGCGGCCGCTTGCAAGTGCCCTTGCCTTTCCGCCGATAATGAGATACTGCGAGGCACGTGGACCGGCACCCCAGCTCAGGTACTTATTGATGAAATCGGGTGCCTCATCTGTGTTATTCCGGGTTTGAGATACCAGTCGTACGGCGTACTCAAGGACGCTGTCAGGAACCGGGACTTCCCTTACCAGCTGCTGGTATTTGATGATTTGATCAGCATCGAGCACGGGGTTGACTGTGACATCCCTGGGTGCGGTTGTCTGGCTGACGATATCGAGCTCTTCCTGAAATGCAGGATAATCAAGCCAGAGATTGAACATGAACCGGTCCAGCTGGGCTTCGGGCAGGGGATAGGTGCCTTCCTGCTCAATGGGGTTCTGTGTAGCAAGAACAAAAAATGGCTTTTCGAGATCGTGACGCGTTCCGCCGGCCGTCACATGGTATTCCTGCATTGATTCAAGCAATGCAGCCTGTGTTTTGGGCGGAGTCCGGTTGATTTCATCTGCCAGAATGATATTGGCAAAAAGCGGACCCGGAATGAAACGGAACATTTTTTTTCCGCTGGACGGATCTTCTTCAATTATTTCCGTGCCGGT comes from the Natronogracilivirga saccharolytica genome and includes:
- a CDS encoding polyprenyl synthetase family protein → MDDKLKNPDHLFQSALKSLPIPDQPSRLYQPVSYTLNLGGKRLRPRLVMLSCGLCGGQPEKAIPAALAVEMLHNFTLIHDDIMDNAETRRGQPTVHHKWDEATAILSGDVLFVMAMKQFTRYGKEFPEQHAMTTELTTCFLDAVQEVCDGQAMDMDFETRDDVVSGEYLQMIKAKTAALIRCSMQLGGLIAGAGKEAVEVCGEIGDHAGIAFQIQDDLLDAVGDASTFGKKVGGDIIEGKKTFLSILALERADDADRIILNQTLGDSKAGEDDILKVIRIYHDLGVIDEAAKTINHHYNNALEKLDEFEESEYQGEIKSLLDKLKDRDN
- a CDS encoding outer membrane protein assembly factor BamD, translating into MNVTTKVVILLLVALTALACSSRHTIRPGDSIDVAYEKAMGLYERERYSQAVNAFETVLSMARGTDMAADAQYYLAKSHFNNRSYLIAASEFRRFARNYTRDERRKEAEFMEAYSHYQMSPRYNLDQTETYNA
- a CDS encoding outer membrane protein assembly factor BamD; its protein translation is RFQLFVTRYSDSELADEAREYMDELRDKLARKKFEAGEMYMRVRQFQSAAIYYDLTVEQFPESKWAERALVNKILANVKFAENSVRERQQERFQSAVDSYQQYVQIFPRGENRSKAEEYYDRALEGLSEFTTVTAER
- the nadD gene encoding nicotinate (nicotinamide) nucleotide adenylyltransferase; translation: MATGLFFGTFNPFHRGHEAMVYSFLSSGTISELWIVPTPSPPHKDQAEIAPFRDRWNMVELAVSGIKGVRLSDIERHISAPHYTLKTIAALAGRYPDHGFVLCIGSDTLQTMPSWYKYKKISGYVSLLVAARPGIPKDPPEALDEFTIHYCKHDMVDVSSTEIRNEIAEGNIPGSGMISPEIAAYIRNNNLYRS
- the tadA gene encoding tRNA adenosine(34) deaminase TadA, whose product is MTTSNFSPYDQKHWHFMNQAFHEAQKAADAGDIPVGAVIVHENRIVARGHNQVELLNDPTAHAEMIALSAAFEYFNEKYLSECCMYVTLEPCAMCAGALVWSKIGHVIFGAQDAQAGACGSLFNIASNDHLNHRVKLVQGVMEQECEALLHAFFSDRRDKKSKK
- a CDS encoding adenine phosphoribosyltransferase; its protein translation is MTKSRSKDIEVLRGHIRDIPDFPQKGIVFKDITPLLKDPETLILTSRLLLDPFKDEKVDLVAGIESRGFIFGTRLATDLNAGFVPVRKPNKLPAQKISVEYDLEYGTDQLEMHRDAISEGDRVIIHDDLMATGGSAKAAAELIKELGGVVIGYSFILELGFLNGRAKLEREIPVHSLIEI
- a CDS encoding AAA family ATPase; the encoded protein is MTKDKSFDKVQAAEQFTDDFKKLRTEIGKIVVGQQDIVDQLLISLFSRGHCILVGVPGLAKTLLIRTLSQSLSLSFNRIQFTPDLMPGDITGTEIIEEDPSSGKKMFRFIPGPLFANIILADEINRTPPKTQAALLESMQEYHVTAGGTRHDLEKPFFVLATQNPIEQEGTYPLPEAQLDRFMFNLWLDYPAFQEELDIVSQTTAPRDVTVNPVLDADQIIKYQQLVREVPVPDSVLEYAVRLVSQTRNNTDEAPDFINKYLSWGAGPRASQYLIIGGKARALASGRYNVTEEDIQHLAIPVLRHRIVTNYAAEAEGYNTVSIIRRLLEHTG